One window of the Zea mays cultivar B73 chromosome 3, Zm-B73-REFERENCE-NAM-5.0, whole genome shotgun sequence genome contains the following:
- the LOC103651631 gene encoding F-box protein At4g22280 has translation MEEGGRHDHDAGDRISSLPDDLLFSILLRIGSIRAAARTSVLSRRWRHVWARLPELRLGTCDEQPGATFLDFVDAVLDACSAPAVHRLEVAMYCHGLRVHACRLVPWLRFASQRRVGDIHIQVPSQKKFFLSKPIKEELELPVCDGATRITLSLERRWSLRLCPAGSFMSLTDLHISCATMAGSELGNLVSEQCPLLRNLYLFVRLAAASNVSIHSNSLQSLSFNVQNTQKLEVMAPKLEVLAVCDATKAHISAPKLSVVSWDNDTGYNPLCHHFANAARHLRLLHLGSKCVSASLMRQFDEVDVLKLKLNLLNIKGTEAYTNLLNETAALPKCEELKLRVSLRASQHNFASIMFHILRSCNNTRRISIKIDSSMVYLCPSSCFCLGPQIFKADGIILESLEEVKITFIRHCYGQVQFVEEFARCHAPSLKKLVVNSPTKGLQEMVGGLFDPDVTVKCNVI, from the exons ATGGAAGAAGGCGGCCGCCATGACCATGACGCGGGCGACCGCATCAGCAGCCTACCCGACGACCTCCTCTTCTCAATCCTCCTCCGCATCGGATCCATTCGCGCCGCCGCGCGCACCAGCGTGCTCTCCCGCCGCTGGCGCCACGTCTGGGCCCGCCTGCCCGAGCTCCGCCTCGGCACATGCGACGAGCAGCCGGGGGCGACGTTCCTGGACTTCGTCGACGCCGTCCTCGACGCCTGCTCCGCCCCGGCCGTCCACCGCCTTGAGGTGGCCATGTACTGCCATGGCCTTCGAGTCCATGCGTGCCGCCTCGTCCCGTGGCTACGCTTCGCCTCGCAGCGCCGGGTGGGGGATATCCATATCCAAGTGCCATCCCAGAAGAAATTCTTCTTGTCTAAGCCCATCAAAGAGGAGCTCGAGCTTCCCGTGTGCGATGGAGCGACGAGAATCACCCTCTCGCTCGAGCGACGATGGAGCCTCCGCCTCTGTCCGGCGGGCTCGTTCATGTCGCTGACCGACCTGCACATAAGCTGCGCCACCATGGCAGGCAGCGAGCTTGGCAACCTTGTGTCCGAGCAGTGCCCGCTCCTGAGGAATCTGTACCTTTTCGTCAGGCTGGCTGCTGCTTCCAACGTGTCCATACACTCCAACTCGCTTCAGTCCCTCTCATTCAACGTCCAAAACACCCAGAAGCTAGAAGTCATGGCCCCTAAGCTTGAAGTGCTGGCCGTATGTGATGCCACTAAGGCACATATCTCTGCCCCAAAGCTCTCCGTGGTAAGTTGGGACAATGACACTGGCTACAACCCTCTGTGCCACCACTTTGCCAATGCTGCCCGTCACCTCCGCCTGCTACACTTGGGCTCAAAGTGTGTATCCGCTTCCCTGATGCGTCAATTCGATGAAGTTGAtgtgctgaagctgaagctgaaccTCCTCAATATTAAG GGAACAGAGGCATACACAAATTTATTGAATGAAACGGCTGCACTACCCAAGTGTGAGGAATTAAAGTTACGAGTGTCATTAAGGGCTTCCCAACACAACTTTGCATCAATCATGTTTCATATCTTAAGGAGCTGCAACAATACAAGGAGGATTTCGATAAAGATCGATTCTAGCATG GTGTATCTTTGCCCATCCTCTTGCTTTTGTCTCGGGCCGCAGATTTTCAAGGCTGATGGCATTATTCTCGAGTCCCTTGAAGAGGTGAAAATTACTTTTATTAGACATTGCTATGGACAAGTGCAGTTCGTGGAGGAGTTTGCCAGGTGCCATGCACCAAGCCTGAAAAAGTTAGTCGTCAACTCACCAACCAAAGGGCTACAAGAGATGGTCGGCGGATTGTTTGATCCGGATGTCACTGTCAAATGCAATGTTATCTAG